The segment aaCCGTTAAGTTTAATATCAACCTCTTACTTGTCATCTTGATTTTGATCTTCACAGTACTTGGGAGTATCTACACCAATACGCCAGGTCTGGTAAAGGGTGATCAATGGCTTGTTAACGGTGAGGGTCTTGCAGGTTGCTTGGTCTCAGTACCCGTAGCTGTACTCATTATCATGAATCTCTCAACGTAAAGATAACAGGTAAAACTTTTTAATTCTTGTAAATAACCCAATTTcttcttgtgtttttaaagtttttaaaatattcataaaatagcaaatctgtgaaaactttggacTTCATtgctcatcaaagttgcaagagaataatgacggAAAGAGTTTTTGTCCTTAAGcatttctatgaaattgagccaatGGCTTAGATGCTCCTGTGCGACTCTGATGCTTGGGGTCAAGTCAAAACAATACAGAACTGTATtggttgcacaaatttgtgtactttcagatgcctaaaaagggcaaGAGTCCACTCGTATTGCTGAGTTCACCGCAAGTTTCGGTAGTACATAAAAATAGGAACTTAGAAAGAATCCGTGCAACCTTTGGAAATACAGATCAAGCTAAAACAGAATCAAATGccttgtaaaaagaaaacagtcCACTTGCAACCAACATTGATATCACTTTCTCACTTTATTCAGAAGTACACTGTGAACGACTTtttacaatttcattttttaaggTGCAGTAAACAATAATACATTTAGACTATAAATGTACAATATAAATTGGGAAGATCTCTAAGTTTGTTAGATTGGAGGTTAATGGTTTCCTATGGAAGAACACGATTGTTGTTCGGTACTGTTCTATTAAAACACACGAGATTAACATTCAGTCAGTAGTTTATTGCTGGTAGTCTGTATACATGTGTACTTCATCTTATTGCACTGAATGCGTAAAGTACAGCAGGTTAAAGGCAGTTGGACAGCGAGAAGTTTTTGCACAACTATTGAAATTACACAGCCAAATTTGATCTCGCTGCAAAGCTTAATCTACATGATAGgaagcaaaaacattgtagcAAAAAAAGGTAGTTTGACCACACAGATAAGCACATGTTACAATACTGTCTGTTTATGCATTTTTGCATTCTTTAGGCCAGCTTTGCAGCTATAGAAACATTGACCCTTGTGCACAATAACAGAATACCACACTTGTCCATTATAAATATAGGCCGACAGAACATTACGACGGGAACAAAATTCACAATGAATTAAAGgcgttttcacaaaactcaagCAGATTTAGTTAGCCCAGTGATTTACTAGGATCCTTCCTCACTCTAACAAAACCCACCAAcatattggtattactcaagacccactgttggactctgataatggaggtatgcctgatccaatgtaaaaaagcataatcagttttcTAGTGCAGGCCGCACTAGAGCAGCGCACACGAAAATGTTCCAGGCAAAAATCTGTGTCCCTTATCTGTGCCGATGTtggtttttgtgtgtattttggaGGTGTTTTTAAGCCGAATATTATTCATGTGTAAGCGCGACGGATACTTGTATTATCTATTTTTAAGAGGGTGAATTTCTTGGAATTAAAAGCTTCAAAGAGGGGAATgccatacaaaaataatattgctgctcagactatttttttaataataattcttatggaatgtttttttttatttttattatttttttttatttattatattgtattttattttaactgtTGAAGAATATGTACACTTCAGggaacaaattgttttttgcttCATGAACATTGATGCAGGGGGGAATACATTGTGCGCAACTAAGCTAATTATTACTGCAAtctcttaaaaaataaacaccattATAATAAAGGAAATTTGCCATTCTGTGAAACTGTAAAATTTCAGTTGAAACCATCCATTCATTCCGTGATTTTATGAAAGCAATATGTGTAGAGTTGTACACGATTCTGGCCTGAAAAGTGTAGATGCTCTTTAAATGGAACGAAAGGGAACATTACTTTGTCTATTGTGAAAGCAGCGCAATTTATCTCCTTGATTTCCTTGTAGATGCGAGTTGGGAGGCGTTTCACCGCATCAAAGCTAGTTTCCAATGACTGAATGCAAGCGTTGTGCTAAAACCTTTATTAAATAGCATTTTGCTTTAATTATGTAAACAAATacaggcatttttttctttactaaaacaaaaaacaaatttaatgcgTAAATATACAATAACAGATCTTCACTTTGCTTTTCAGCAATATTTAAATATTCAAACACACATTATATTGTGTAATTGTTGGAAGTATTCAAGAATACAATTtgatttaactttaaaactCAAAAGGCTACAAATATTTCTAAAACTGGAGTGCAACATACAAATTCCAGGAAAAATACTTGCAAAGTAATATTAAAACATATTATCATTTTGAacaatgaacaaattaaaacattttactgTAAGGTTTACTTTGTATTGATATTACAAAATACAGTGGTTTCCAGAAtatgaaaacttaaaaaaagtaCTCTTTCAATTATGTAAATGTTTGAACTGATGCTGTACTGTTTAAAGAAGGTCTGAAAAGTCAATTGTTCCGAAACCTAAAAGCTGTGACCCATGAATTTTGGACATGATTAAACAAAATAGAAATTTTAGAATATTGAGCGTTTTTGTGCCtattgtaaccccccccccttcacaaacagaaaaacaacctACACTTAATCAATGCCCATTACGATGCTTTATTTAGAGAAGGTTGTATAATTGTTACTTCAGATAAATAATACTGAGagcttttaaaagaaaataataatattgcgTCAAATCAAAAGGGGGATTCCCCTAGGACGACATCAAGCATGACCAAGACTCACTTGAACCCTTGTCATAGGCAGGAGAGCATTTGCGTTAAAGCGGGTGGAGTTTTCAGGCCAACTTAAACGAGCATCCCCAAAGAACCCCATCCAGTACTTAGAGTAACATGACTTTAATTGTCTGTTTTACCGGAGAACAATTTTTTCTTGTTATTTACTTCTTTTGGTGGCAAGAATATTTGCGTTATTTCCAATCAcctgtaacctttttttttagatcACCTGTAAAACCCCTATTacggaaacaaaacaaaccaaaagttAACCAGAATTATGTTGTGACGGAGGCAAATTTAAGACCCACTATCATGGAGCAGCCATTTCGTTTTCCTTCATATGTTTCAAATAAATAGAAACGTGAGACTAGAAGGCCTTTAAAAAATCTGACCTGAATTACATGGAGGCCTTAgccatggtctctgttgcccctaCTGGCCTTGGTtcaacaaatttcaacaaactTTTCCAATGGAAGCGCCCAAggcaaaaagaaaatggcccTGCCCTCCATGAAATACAAGTCTTTGAAATGGCCCACTACTGCTCACAACGTCATGATTTAGGTCCACTTTAACCTGAAATTTACGCAGGCAGTGGTGCCAAATGCTTTAGTGCCTCGTGAAATATCTCAACACCAATTGTTATTTTCCTCAGACACCTTAAGAACCCTGCCCCTTCTGGGACCTGTTAACTATTCTTGGTTATTATCTGACAGACAACACCTACCATCTAAAAACCTATAAAATAAAAGTCTCTGTTTTTGAAGTAACACCAGTTACAGATTCTAAACGTAAATCTAAACCAAGTTCTTATTATTAAGACACCACTCCATTATATGTTgaggtttttaagttaaaatttatATCTGTTTGCATTGATATGACATCTGGAACAGTTTCAAAGATGTACACTACAAGTATGTTCAGAGATGAGTCGAGTTAGAAGTCTCTGCGGCCGCTGCCAATGGGATTTAGATTAAAGCCTATAATTATTTAGGCCTTTAATTTGTGAAAGCCAGAAATACTTTATAAAATGGGATGTAcgcaaaaataatatttgatgtGCCAAACacgtcacacacaaaaattatgactatattaaaaaaaaaagttgaatttGTTACACCATTGGAAGCCCAGGACTGCCTGTTCTGGAAGAGTTGATTTAGTTTAAAGCATTCAGAGTTGAGCATTAACGCTTTCATGGAAGCCATCGAGTTGGAAATGTTCTTTGAACACAAAACATCGCGAATACAAAAATTGGGATGCACAccgtgttaaaaaaacaaaagcttAATTTACTTTTGTAGCGTGCACACAGAGAAGGTTTAGTCTAGCAACTACGGCCTAATCTACGAATATACAAGGCACAGAAAGGTTTAGTTATAAATGCCATATTCCCCTCAAAGAGTTAAAGGGGAATAAATGCATAGAGGTAAACTTGaggcataaaaaaaatcaaaatgtgcaAAACGTGTAAAGTCTTGAATAAGTTctaaacaattactaaacaaataaattgctaTTTAAACAACAATATTAAGATTTCTTAAATATATATCCACACTTGGAAGTGCAAAATTCTGTATTCgttaatataatattttaaaaaggcacATTTTTAGTGTGCAGAGAGTCTATACGGATGTTTTGGGGCAATTGAAACCAATGTAGTTTGTTCACACCTCTATATTGTGTAGCAACAGTGAGATAACATTTGTTGAAATTTATTCTCAGGGACCAAAGATTGTTCCCTGTGGAACAAGAGCTCTGCTGAGCAAGTTTGTCGAAAGAACAGCCCTGCTTTATAACAGGCACTTACTCGTTTCATGTGCTAACCAGCAAAAGTGTAGGGAAGCTAAGTGCTTATCGACAGAACATGCTTAAAGGCAAACTTGTCTGCTTAGCATTTTTGTTGCCAGGGATCCCTTTGAATTTGACGGTCCGATGTATTTACAGTGTAAACATAAATTACATCCAAGTTGTGTTTTGTATCTACTCAGTGAAAAACCTGTATAGTTTTGAGTCTTATTACCAAACAGAGACAAAACTTGCGTAGCATTTTCAAGGTACTTCAAAAAATGTCGATCACTGCTTTCCTGCGTGGTGTTTAATTTACACAGAGAGCAGATTCCAACCACCCATGTTTTCTGATgctgaattttgttttcccaaTGTTAACTGTTTAGGTCATGAAGAGTTCCATCTTGCCAGTGTAGTGGCGTTGCTTCTCCTGGAGAGCTTTGATGGCCAACTCCTGAGAGTAGAAAGGTACCAAGACGTCCCCGTTATACTGCATCTGCACATTCTCTGCAGGGACCTGAACATCAAGAAGCAGAGAGAGAAAACTATGAGCTTATAGTGCGATGGTGAGTCAAATCATATTGGGTGAAAGTACACAATAGCACCATGAGAATCAAGAAGAAATGGCGACACTAAATTAGAGAGTACGTGTTTCTCAAGATGATCCATGCCCAGTGCTAATGCAAAAACTACtgcagaacaaaataaatatttgctaAAATTAGCATCAGTTATCACTGTACAGTATGTCAAGTTGGTTGGTTTGGATCATTTGCTGGTTTCTGTGTGAAGCTAGAATTTTCTAAGCAGCTTTTtgatatcagggcccaatttcatagggctgctaagcacacagatttgcttaggatttccaaccaaatttccaagtggtttcaggatttaagcaaacaacagctgaataccagtaacaggcaatatgcatcaaatggacattttgttggtaatcctgtttttatcaaggaagaaatttaatgctgagcaaattttagtgcttagcagctctatgaaattgggcccaggtactTTTTGGTGGGAAGAGTATCAGTGTACAATGGCCTAGGCTGTACGCCCCTACTAGTACTGAATTAATATATGTTGTGGTAGTGTATTATATATCTCCCTAGGTTTATAATTGAAATAAGGTCTTGCCTATATTATTTATCTGAAATATTTTGCTTGGATTTCCACTCAACTGAATATTCCATTTGTAAATATGTCTTTGTAAAGTGTGTTTTTGAAGAAGTCAATTTTCTTCTGTGAGGATTTGTGGTATTTAGTATGACTAGCCTCTAAAGTTTAATCCAAAATTAAACCTATTTTCCTCTAACAACAAAGGTTTAAGACATTGCCCaattgattattttatttttttcgccGAGTAGAATTTAGTTCTGAAAAAACCTGTCCCACTTTTGAACTGTGAAGAGGATTGCGAGAGGTCCTCGAGAGAATGTTTTAAGTCCCGGTTCACCCAATCTATTCTGCGGCAGAAGATGAACAGCAGGACTGTAGTTCTAGTTGccaatctactctgcggcagtaaAATGAACTGCAGGACTAGTTATTAAGATCTGAACTATAGGTCAGATCCTCCACACCGTTCCTCAATCTAGTCTGTGGCAGCAGAAACTAAGCAGCAGAAATTCTTTCAGAAGTAATTACAACTCGGTGGGTCTGTCTTTCctcgttttgtttttgattaacaAATTACTATGTAGAGTTAACAAGACTTGTACTGTTTATGTAAGAGCTACCTGACTGCCAGCGCTGTAGCCTTCTGTCAAGACACTCACAGAAACCCAAATGCTATACAATGTACATCATGCTCAGACCCACCTTCTCGCAGACATGAAAGAATCGTGGCGCTGTGCGTAATGTACCGATATGCCTTCCAGGTTGTCGCAAGCGCCTTGATAAAAGGCTATCGGCCCTTTTGGCTGGTCTGTTTTTTCCGGAACATTTGAACAAATAGGGACAATGTTGCTACATGAAAATGTATTTTGCCCATTCTTAATGATGGGGTATTAGTTTTGGAAGTGATGAGAATTGGGATGTGTTATATGAgttctttttgtttgtaaagtgGCTGGCAATCAATATTATATGTTTGAATGAAAAGGGGCCCAGTTGAAAGCCTCTTGTATGAAACAGTGTTGATTGTTGTCAGTAAAGCCCTGCATGAGGTCGAAGGTAATTGGCCGAGAGTTGCATGTGATTCGTACACTTGCTTCAATATTGCTTGACCTCATAAATGGCTGTGATGCAAGGGGTCAATGTAGAATGAAAACTATTTGATTAGACTATTTATATTCTTTTGAAgcttacaaaaaaagaaatcatttcATTTGAATGATAATGGTGATACAGATGAGAAGTCAATGCTAGTACATGGTTAGAATGAAAAAGTTTGTTGTCTTGAAATCTGTATAAATTGTTCAAAGTTATATGAGAAATATTATCACACAATTATATGTACCAGTTTAGAAAATTccaataaaaatgtttcaaacaaataagTTTCCTCAGCCAACCCAAGCTGTGTTCCTGTATATAGGATCCCAACACCAACCGATGCAAATGCTACCATCACCTCATATCCTTCAGAAAACACCCTCAATGTGACACCAGTAATTACTCAACTATTCCTAGAACCATCACCAGTTTTAACTGAAGGATATTTATGTTAAAGTCATACTTCCTAAGAGGGGAAGCAGACCCCCCACTCAGAacccttccccctccccctccccctccccataTGAAAATCTCTGGTTACCCCACTGCCTACCCCGGCCTGAAGATGAATCTTTACCCCCCAGAGTCCACCAGAATCCAAATTCTGAGGACTAATTTATATAGGGATGTGATTTCCTCTGTTTTTAATCAGAAATCCATTTTTTTGATGAACATATTTGATGGAATGGTCAAAAATTGATAGTTAAACTGTGTTAATTGGAAACTAGATGATCTGGATAAACCAATGGAAAGTGATACTGTTAAGCTATGCTGTTAGTGTTTGTACAATTCCCGATATGTGGCAGAGggcgagccccccccccccctgcatttTCCATGTTTTTCTCTCAAGAGTTCCTGAGACTCccagaaaagaaaaatgaaaatccAGTACATTGTGGGTGGGGGGGGTACAGTACACCCTGCCACATATCAAGCACCAGATATTGGATTCTGATGGATTACCCGAGATTTAGTAAAAGAGACTACTTAGTAGAAAACAACCTtgtactttattattatttccttcACCATTTAAACCAACACCAAGCTATCGTGTTGATTACCACCAGCCGAATAATTGAAAGAATTAGTCAAACGAATGCCCCAAGGTTAAAAAAACCTAAACAATCAGTGAAGACCAGAAGTAGACCCTTTTTCcgcagaaaaaaaaccacaaccaAGTTTTGATGAAATTAATTCTTCCAGCTACCTATTGCATAGTATTCTTCAGTCTCTTTATTATTGCACTTGAAAAATTTTCCCCTGAGCTTTAGTGGGTCATTGCCAATCGACGCTACCACCTCCATGGAGTTGGGGGAGAGCCTTCATTGGCAGGAAGGAACAAAACAAGGGAGAGGAAAAATTGTaaacatcaacaattttaaaagatgCATTTGCTGTCATTTTATgcgttatttttttcttttttttctttacacaAGTATTGTCTTCAATCTTCAATAACcagaaattattattttggtttttagtCTGTAGTGtagtaaaataaaattcatttaTCAAAGTTTTTCATTAGGACTGACTTCAATACGTaaccaaaatattttattttggttttcagTCAGTAGTCTtgtagtaaaataaaataaatttgccGCCATTTATGTGCGATTCTTTTACACAAGTTTGGACTCCAATCTTAAATAAGGTAACCcgaatattttattttggttttcagTCGGTAGTCTGGTagtaaaaaaattcattttatcAAAAATTTTCAGCAAGTACTGACTCGAATCTTCAACAAGTAACCACACAATTGTATTTTGATTTTCAGTCATTAGTCTGGTAGTAACATAAAATTCATTCATTGGAATTATCCAGCATAAATAAAGATGTAACCTATTTCAGTTGCATCATCAAAACCAAATGATGAAGAATAGACTTTTGGGTCAGTCTTTTATAGTAAGTTTTTCCAAAGCAAAACTTAATGGCATATAAATTAGGCAAATCATTTttctaaacaaaacattttctgtgCCATTTTctgacattgttttgtttctcaaaaaacttATGATTTTGGGAAACTTTGTTCAACACCCTACTTTGGAGCTGAAATGGTACAAATCTTGttcacatttatttaaatccataGACACCAAAAATGTTAAAGTAAGTTTCCCAAAATGATTATGATGTTCTAAACAATTGAGATAAATCTAAAGATCCTGTGCTTTCAGGTAAAATCCAGCTCGTTTAAGAATATCATCGACAAAATAAATAGTCTCAGCTTGGTTCGTATCTTTCTTTCAAGTACAACTTCAAAAGTAAttcattaattttaataaatccTTTATTAATTTATCTTCTTCATTGGTTTTGCCTCGCTATAATTCAGTAAGGATAAGTCATCAGCAATAAAATGCATCATTTGTTGTTGGAGTTTTTGTGCAAGTGATGAATAAATTAGTTCCAAAGCATACCACAGATTAGATTTGTGCAGTTTATAGAAGTGTACATAACCTTCAATGTTCCAAATTAAAGACAATTCTgatattttacataattttacAACTGTTTGAATTTAGTGTCAGCTACAACTATGGATTAAACCTGTTTGAAAAGCCTTCAGACATCTTAATTGCAAGGGAATAGTGAATGTAAGTAAATAATACAGACTTACTTTGAATAGTCTGTGTACACAATGGTGAAAATAATTTGCAATTGGCCCATACCCCACTTGTCATGCCATTTATGTGGTACTGAGTGCTATGGAAGTTtggttaaaacaaatcaagtttATTGGGTTTTCTCTGTAAATTTGTGCTGGTGCTTCAACAGTTTTACAAATAGCTGATTCCAGATGGAAACACAAGAGGATCAAAGCAAAATTTGGCTTTCAAGTTGTAAAAAGGGAAGTGGGTTATTGTGGTTTCTTGATGAAAAAGGGGGCTGGGAGTTTGATGAATGGTTTTGTCAGGGTCTTTTCAGCGGTTCCATCCAACAGATGTACAgatgttttgtttgctttgtaaaaaaaaaggtttacttGTTACACCAATGAACCATTCTACCGTCACTCACCCCATATCCCTGGAAGAACTGGGCAACCTCTTGCGGGGTAGCTCCAACATGCAGCCCCCTCAGTCGGATAATGGCATTATTGGCATGGGGGTGATGGTACAACTGGCTGGTCGTTGGTGATACCGGGGGACTCGGGAAGTAATACAAGGGTTGCTGGATGTAGGTGTGCGTAGTCTGCTGGCGAGTCTGCTGATGAATGGTAGGAAGAGCAGCGGTGGTGGGGATGAGGGAACCGGGAGCACTGGGAGAGTGGAGTTGTTGCTGGTAGGGGAACGGGGGAGTTGTTGGTGCTATTGCACTTGGTACTACtgtaaaatcaaattgaaagaaaattttTACAGTGGTTTTGAGCTGGAGACAATCAGTTGAAATGTTACTCATGTTGACTACAGGCTGCTTCCATAACGAGTGAACTATCTGAAACTAGTGCCAAAGGTGTACACTCAAACTAAAGACATGACAGTTTTATAACTCTCACATCCTTTAGAGAAAAAAAGTGTTGGCAAAGAAAGGGCTAAGCATTCAATGTGTAAGTCGTGTTTTAAGACAACTGAGCAAGAAAGTTTGATTGACTTTATTGCATTCATAAGTTGTTATTCTGggaaggttaaattctgcaagGGAATGGGAAAACATGTCTTAGCAACAAAGGTGTCACAGTAATGCCATATTTTAGTCAGGAGCTTAAAGCTTCctaattttgacaaaaagtacTCTCTGTGTCTGGATTAAATCTTTGTTTTCTGAATCATTAGTTTTTGGTGtctcattcatttttttttctgtccccAGACTACCTCACCAAGACTTGTCTATAAAAAAAGGGTTAcaccctatgttctgacacccctcaTGTATTTTCATAATCTTAACCCTGACCCTAGCGTGTAGAtcatcagggttttttttcttcttcagaacaTAGGGTTGTTGAAACATGAGGGTGTTGAAATGTAGAGCAATCGCCACAATATATGAATTGCACATGAAATTTACCACCATCATGAATGTAAGACAATGGGGATGTGCACGTAAGTATGCTCTGCGCAGGACTCTTAGCCAATGACAGACTTTCATGtatgcacgtttcatcaaagatggcagccaaagccaggtgactttaacttcCACAATCTTACCTTGCTGTGTCTGAATAGTTGCCTTATTTCTGGCTCCACTCATCAGGGCTAAGTTCATCTCATCTCCGGAGCATTGGAAGACCTCAACATATCGCTCACCCATGTACTTCCTATGACACAGCTGGGCAGCTAGCAGAGCTTTCTCTGCAGCCATCATCTGGATGAAGGCTTCTCCTGTGGGATTGccctggaaaaacaaaaccaatcaaGATGAGTTTCGAACCCAAAACAACCAAATGTGTGCAAACactcatttattcatttattcattttagtttACACCAGTGATGCAAGTACCAGACATATTAAAGGAGTTTCTACTAGATATCTTTCTAGACAGTGCATTTTCATTATTCTTACAGAGGTCATCAACCCGACATTTTAATGTGCTCCGTTTAGATTGCCAGTTTGGTACAAATCACTGGCatataactcgggtgggattcaaacccacaacctctGCAACTAAAAGGATTGGTGTTAAGTACTCACCTGCATGGTGTAAACCATGTGGACTCCATGCGGGCGAATGAACGACGCCGTCTCTCCCAAGAACCTCATGATGTCATCAATGGACGCCTTGAAGGGGAGTCCCCGCATCCTGATGCAGTCCCTCACCATTCCGCAGGTAATGAGTTGCTGGGGTACAAAGGAGGCGTGGTGCGGCTGTGGCATGATGTGAGCTTGGGGTGGGTGGATGATATTGGGGACCATGACGTTGGAGGTTGGAGGACCCTCTGGCATGAGGGGCTCTGAGTGGAGGCGGGAAAGAACCTGAGGAAAGAGGAGGAGAAGTTTGAGCTAAATTCTTATAAAAGACAGTGATAAAACTTGAAGAGGATGGATATGAAGATGTATAGTAACAGAAAATGGCACACTAGTTTAATGCTTTTGATGTGAACCAAATGTTGACGACTTGAGATTAGTCAGCTTGCATGATTAAAATGTTTGGAGGACCGATTGAAGTCCTTTGAGAGGTTCATCACTTCTTGTCAACCAAACAATTTTTGGTATGACAATTTGATCAATCAACCATCAAAGAGTCATTATTCTAGTTGCCTCTCCCAAGGTGCTTTGCTTAACAAAGTGTTGAAATATTTAAGACAAAATTGTTCACAGAATTTCATGTGGAGAGGTCAGAGGACTAAATGGAAGCAGACTTGAAGAGATGAGTCTTAAGCTGACTTGACTTGATCTGTAAGGAGTCAAGTGTGTAGAGTTGATAGGGTAGATCATTCCATAGCTTTTGTTCACATAAAATGAAGCCTCCATCACCTCGGGCCTGATACTTAACAGAGGCAACAAGGGCGATTggctccatgccccctggtaatggccttggtgcccttgaaatgctccagcatATTTGCAATTCCCTTATTGAGTGCCCTTTacgaaggagaaaatgccttggtgcccttgccctttcgctTGATGAAGAGTGAGATCTAGAAATGTTCAACAGCGGTTTGTTTACTGTTCTCAGACTTGACCGTGGATGGTATCACAATTCATCAGTAAATTTGAAGACAACTAAGTGGGTTTAAAACTTTGTTATGACACATTCAGTACTCAACTGAGCAGTAGGAAGTTTATAAGTCGTACCTGCTGTACTTCAGCTGTTGTACTGCGGAAGATCTCAATGTATCTATTCTTCAGGTAGTCCTTGTGTTTCTCCAGAGCCTTATTGGCTGCCTCCTCAGTGGCAAAGAGAACGAAGGCATCGCCAGTCATCTTCCCATTCCGCTGTTTCACAAACAGTATCCCTTCTTCACCACTAGAGACAGGAATGGCTGGCCCGAAGAAGTCAACCTGCAGATAAAAACAATAAGTTCtcatgaattaaaggcagtggacactactggtaattactcaaata is part of the Asterias rubens chromosome 4, eAstRub1.3, whole genome shotgun sequence genome and harbors:
- the LOC117289580 gene encoding epithelial splicing regulatory protein 1-like isoform X1: MANAHNYLVIVFCTTAGQRGALLGTDETDLVLLTWGVIDVETNKLVGFIKQSFVRPDSDSVEVSDDLCKALGVQRDVFKGAAKMEKVLQQFEDYLYKELNLSQGNTLCLITDGQLHIRQCIHPQSLNKSVELPEFFHSFFDLRKELHKFHPGATTITTVKDMADYLKIDTGNYNFTETGLDECRAMASIVQRLIGEGHRFTNPDQVRRKYEPGTFDKTETVPDNSVVKARGLPWQASDRDVFRFFKGLNIAKGGVALCLNHYGRRNGEVMVHFVSSQHRDMALQRHRHNLGNRYVEVFKGTSEEFIKVAAGTSRDAAMFLSRDDGHIIVRMRGLPFTASAKEVVDFFGPAIPVSSGEEGILFVKQRNGKMTGDAFVLFATEEAANKALEKHKDYLKNRYIEIFRSTTAEVQQVLSRLHSEPLMPEGPPTSNVMVPNIIHPPQAHIMPQPHHASFVPQQLITCGMVRDCIRMRGLPFKASIDDIMRFLGETASFIRPHGVHMVYTMQGNPTGEAFIQMMAAEKALLAAQLCHRKYMGERYVEVFQCSGDEMNLALMSGARNKATIQTQQVVPSAIAPTTPPFPYQQQLHSPSAPGSLIPTTAALPTIHQQTRQQTTHTYIQQPLYYFPSPPVSPTTSQLYHHPHANNAIIRLRGLHVGATPQEVAQFFQGYGVPAENVQMQYNGDVLVPFYSQELAIKALQEKQRHYTGKMELFMT
- the LOC117289580 gene encoding epithelial splicing regulatory protein 1-like isoform X2, whose amino-acid sequence is MANAHNYLVIVFCTTAGQRGALLGTDETDLVLLTWGVIDVETNKLVGFIKQSFVRPDSDSVEVSDDLCKALGVQRDVFKGAAKMEKVLQQFEDYLYKELNLSQGNTLCLITDGQLHIRQCIHPQSLNKSVELPEFFHSFFDLRKELHKFHPGATTITTVKDMADYLKIDTGNYNFTETGLDECRAMASIVQRLIGEGHRFTNPDQVRRKYEPGTFDKTETVPDNSVVKARGLPWQASDRDVFRFFKGLNIAKGGVALCLNHYGRRNGEVMVHFVSSQHRDMALQRHRHNLGNRYVEVFKGTSEEFIKVAAGTSRDAAMFLSRDDGHIIVRMRGLPFTASAKEVVDFFGPAIPVSSGEEGILFVKQRNGKMTGDAFVLFATEEAANKALEKHKDYLKNRYIEIFRSTTAEVQQVLSRLHSEPLMPEGPPTSNVMVPNIIHPPQAHIMPQPHHASFVPQQLITCGMVRDCIRMRGLPFKASIDDIMRFLGETASFIRPHGVHMVYTMQGNPTGEAFIQMMAAEKALLAAQLCHRKYMGERYVEVFQCSGDEMNLALMSGARNKATIQTQQVVPSAIAPTTPPFPYQQQLHSPSAPGSLIPTTAALPTIHQQTRQQTTHTYIQQPLYYFPSPPVSPTTSQLYHHPHANNAIIRLRGLHVGATPQEVAQFFQGYGALPQLHGGGSVDWQ